tttttcttccctctttcttctctaagatcaaccATGATTGACTAGATTTCTTACGACACGACTTACAACATCCATTGTAGACCAGGcctaaagggccatctacaatggagtgttttagtcgTAACAGCGCTAAAgaccctcacacatgaattgacataaccataacgtaaggttttgacgcATCGGATTGAGCGACcataaagggccatctacaatggagagttgtaggccgtagcagtagtcgtagacaatattttcattacgtaCTGTTTTACTGATTACGGCCTACaacagacattgagccaattcagtgggtgcttacgatgagcgttcaGGTGTTCGGGGTTAGTTTTTAGTCACCTCTTTATGATAGCCGGCTTGTATattattgctacgtcgtttatattattgggtgtttacgataatggctatccgagtaattttctctaggaccgaaatatatgataagcacaaccatctactatcatcatgattcgtgacaactcaatgctgtccggtatagccaaatcatcacgagcaagttgcgagttgcgagttccgtgagtttgtagcaggtaacctaaaaagtacgacataataatttgattattacaattaaaaataatctgtttttaatgtatggtaagattattaacttcattaaaatagtaattatataacacaatcatgtatttttaaagtattgtctaaagtaatattaaagagattattttatttacaaatattttatttattaatttgtctatcaagtttctattataacgtatatctaacgcatatctaacgtatatctgtttacagtatatcttaatttactatgcacttgtattacaaattaaaaaaatttattgtaaacattattattagtttcacattagtgaaatattcatgcataatatttatacataaagatatatgattttttaaaataatgataacaccatgcaatttatcattaacagttgttacaagaaagaaaaatatttatacttaaatttttattttacttgtaatctaaaaaatattattaataatgatttatttagtaattttacataatttatctcatttgtttcaaagtgttaacaccatccgtttaataaaagatgacttttctaatatatatgttagttaataataaatgataacatttattgagaatcaatgtttaattaaaatattatattaggttttgaaataataccgttatgatagaaacttgatagataaaataaatatttgtaaataaaataatctctttaatattactttagacaatactttaaaaatacatgattgtgttatataattactattttaatgaagttaataatcttaccatacattgaaaacagattatttttaattgtaataatcaaattatttatgtcgtactttttaggttacctgctacaaactcacggaactcgcaactcgcaacttgctcgtgatgatttggctataccggacagcattgagttgtcacgaatcatgatgatagtagatggttgtgcttatcatatatttcggtcctagagaaaattactcggatagccattatcgtaaacaccctgAGCCTCCGGAGAAGGTTATACATTATACTTAGTCTTGTTTTGATTATTGCTTTgttgtaatatgtaatttatatttattatcttaggTCTCTCGTTTTCAACTTTCGTTGAGATGTCGGAATCGGATACTAACATTGACATTGTGGCGGTAGGCCAGCCGTCTAAcaagaagagaaaatattcTCATAAATTCCGTGAagaataaaagacaaaatattCATGGATTGAAGTCAGCAAGAAAGGAGCCTactatttcttttgtaaagtGTGTGCAAGTGATTATTTGGCAGGAATTTCAGCAATTCGTAAACACGAGAATTCCAACAAACACAAAAGTAAAGAGAATAGaatgaaactttatttaattaaagctaTAATTACTTaagtctttaaattttaatttatcgattttttgttttttttattataggtaattgcaaattaataaaatcccAAGTTTCTGTTTTGCAAATGCCAGCTGTATCATTGTTTAAAACCAAAGAAAAGCAGCTTAAAACTTCTGAATTAAGATTGGCATCGTTTGTCCTCGAGCACAACATATCTTTTAATGCAGTTGAccatttgataaatattgtgCGTAACCTTCCTTCCGATTCAGACTTCTTAAAAGATATGTCGTGCAACCGCACGAAGTGCATTGCTTTAGTTAAGAATGTACTTGGCAAAGAAAGCCTCCAAAATCAGGTAATAATgatgaaagaaaaacatttttcaatcatTATCGATGAATCAACTGATGTTGCTTCAATCAAGAGTTTGGCGATCTGTGTAAGGTATGTTGTTAACTGTCGACCTaaggataattttttgcatttgttGCCTGTTCCTGAAGCGAATGCAACTACCTTACACAGCACATTGATCGCATTTTTCCACGAACATGAGATAgattataaatcaaaaatgGTTGGTTTTGCTGCTGATGGAGCAAGCGTAATGATGGGCCACCATCATTCAGTACAAGCTTTACTGAAGAGAGATATTTCCAATTTGAGGGTTTTCAAATGTATTTGCCACTCTTTAGCTTTATGTGCTTCACAACCCTGCACAAAATTGCCAAGAACACCTGAAACACTATTGCGCGAAATTTATTCGTACTTTAAGtacagttataaaaaaatcagccAGTTTAAAGAATTTCAGGAATTTGTAGAAGCACGCCCTCACAAAATTTTGCATCCATCCCAGACCCGATGGTTGTCTTTGTACTCTTcagtaaaaagaattttggaGCAGTACAACgctttaattcttttcttcaGAATGGCAGCCTTCGAAGAGAAAAACCAGCAAGCTGAACACATTTTTGATAAACTTACCGATCCTTTAATTAAGCTTACATTTCAGTTTTTAAAGTTTGTGTTGCCCCTTTTTTGTGATCTCAACTTGTTGTTCCAGGCCGAGTCATTTCAGttgcataatatatatcaatCCATGTATACCACGTATGTTacaatattagaattttttataaaacctgACTTAATTAAAGTAGACCCTCttggaataaattataatgatgcCCAAAATTATCTGTCATTGGATGAAATTTATCTTGGTGGGGAAGTGACGGCGGTCCTTATTGACAATAGTTGCAATATAAACGCGGAGTCATTAgttgtttttaaaacaaactGCCTACACTTTTACATTGAGGTTTTAAACCAAATCAACAAACGGTTTCCATTTGACTCAGAATTTTATAAGGGTTTGAAGGAATTGGGTTTTCTCAATCCTGCAAACATATCAGGCACTAAgatcccaccaaacaccaagttacatgtaacgtacctgttagttgtaatttcccactcaacaatgtaattgtaatataacacgtgtgcaattatattattgagtgggaaattacaactaacaagcacgttacatgtaactttgtgtttgctgggatcaTAGCTACAACAgcaaagtttttcaaaaattttgttattgataTAAACCTCTTAGATAGGGAATTTTGTTTGTTGCGCAATCAAACAGATTTAGACTTTTCCTTGAGCGTTGAATTATTTTGGGGTAAAGTTTCCACTTTAAAAACAGCTAACAATACTCCCCTATATCCAAATATGATTCATTTCGTTTCAGGATTGATGACATTGCCTCACAGCAGTGCATCAGTCGAACGAATTTTTAGTgcagtaaatttaaatataactaaacAAAGAAATAGACTGTCCACTGAGACAATTAATAGTATTCTCCTTGCTAAGCAGTTAATAAAAGAAGATGGAAATAGCTgctttaattacaatatttctgaaagCATGTtggcaaaatttaataatagcatTTATGAATAAGTATTTTGTTCAAAACCTTAAtgagattatttatatttgttccTAGTATTGTTTATAAAGAAGGGAGcgttccagatgcgcacaaatcgaaacggacaccaccaatcagattGCTGAGTTAGTTAGagttaggataaatttatagaatttgattgatGGTGTCCGTTTCGAtttgtgcgcatctgggactcattcataaagaatgttatttttgttgttcattttatattatacgtaaatattacgtttaaatattataataatgtaatatattatatatatataatgataatatattaaaaattatgaaagtaaaaattaattatacctatgtaaattaacttttactttcataattttcatttattttatatattttgataccatgtgataatatttatttccattattttgaataaaaacgctatttattatgcaaaatacacgcatattttgaattttatttgtttatttgacaCATTTTCCATAAATGGGGAATTTTTGGGGAATTATGAGATAGCTAGTGGGGAAATATTAACCGAAGTGGGGAAATATAATCAACTCTGGTGgagaaaaacttttttggGACCTGGCAACACtgattggctgccggcggcggtgggggaaagaaggagaagcgtggcgtcgtcgccgttcccacgtctcgccgcaccgcaccTAAGCTcacgtcgatggctgctacgcacaatcgcgattacatgacgagattataaattattaataaaaataggacaaatttaaatcgtaataaacttttgtaaataagaaagtcgaaagagagaaagcgatggaaacgtatggaacctgcaaataatataacatttgccgcatcaaattctctcatcgttttttatggaatattgaattaacgaagatttgtcacgattgattctttatatattctcctttcgtaaccatcttattagaaaattacgaaatgcacaaaatactatccctaatatgcactctttgtaaaataacacgatagaaaaatattcacgttcgatctaacgacttcaggataaattattcgatgcaacttctacgataattataggtaattagagatctggttaactagaaatgattttctcttgtatatatatagagaacttcgaatttcttctatcgttaatacattatacgtcactgaaaatctgtcgtaattaataatgcaattaaaagtagaagaaactgtaagttttctatggttataaaagaaaatccttcgttgtgttaacaatacatgatattgaacattaatttttaagcataattatcgtagcatcgcgcctaagccatcgtgaaatcgttacatcaagagggaatatttttctgtgtcataacaaagagtgtaacatactatgatatttcgcgcattttagtatgacacctctctcgccttctctctttttactCTCTAGAGGGACGATCTCCTAGCAGTGAGGCTTAGGGCGAGGCTCTCCCGACTCATCCCGAGAGTCAGTTGATAGCTCGAGAGGCGAGGAGCGAGCGTCTCTGCGAGTCGGATCCCCCTCCCCCATCCTCCAAATcactcctccctcccccctccctcctccctccctccctccctctctcctctctctctctctctctccctctttccctctcaagcactacgtagtacacaattacaataaatattaccacgtttaacaacatctttagtttgtattattctactttcattatgtgtaatttgaataaaattttaacaattatcatttctttatatttttagtgttacacacgatcgaaaaaaaaattatcaaaagttatcactaaaactgcgataaataatcagcacgatactttctttctgagtgtcgtatcgtgtttaatgttaaaaatgttaaaaaatagtaatcttgttaaaaaaattttatgacatttaatgaaactctaataatattgattggaactgttgttgaaaatgtCGTTTAttgtgtttctgtaaatactttagagggaaagatattcctactaaattacaaagtataaaagtacaaagttcaattttacatacgaatcaagagtaaataaaaaattcaataatgaataaaagaattcagagtttcttctacttttaattgcattattaattacgacagattttcagtgacttataatgtattaacgatagaagaagtTCGGaattctctatcatatacaagagaaaatcatttctagttaaccatactacccagacagcaccagatatcgtacgaatattatactctcatacgtaatgtactgtgatcataccgaatatacgtaaaacattcatataacgtctcagtagaatgtcattttgatatatcctcaagataaacttagaatatagcgactgaacttcgcaactcctactgaatatactgagattatatctaatatactcaaaacatccgtaaaatatcctatgatatatctcatgtatatctatcacatatttccaaaatatccgcgtaatatcgaaagtgaatcatgtcaacgctatctatgatctgtaacgttacgcattttcgtctgccgtgtgatgcagacacgtggtgaagtgtagggtgtgaacgtgcgaacacgaactcacggacaacgtggttttctcaggaattacgcccagataactctggtatgcacataagatataatatagtaacgtaaattataataatatatatatatatatatacatatattatttaggttataacctacaattatctgagcataatttcccaaagcacctCAGCGTATTCAACAtatattacgcttcatttctcgcgatagcttcctgatgtgcaaaatgattaattcctcttcttatttcttcttgctaattctgtatgtttaattccttgttccttattcctctcattatgcatgagcccatataatgtgaacatactgtagacatattgtgaatatactgaagatatactttagacatacgtataacattcttaagatatattcggtatattctcataaactgccagcgaaattctatgggataaggcaacgcggacatagtacgttatgagtatatactcgccatatcacagacgtatctctaatattatacgaatattgcaatatacttttgcaatatcctattatcgttctcataatctacatgtgctgtctgggtaaaGGTGGaagcacataaaattacaggaGCCATAGGCAGAATGCAGGAGCCATAGCGCATGCGCTGTGATATTACTTTATCTGTCCATGGCAGAATGACAGATATcatagcgcatgcgctatgGTTTCTGCATTCTGCCCATGGCTTCTGAATTTTCAatctacataaaaatacatagcCATAGTCACGGGCATAACCAGGCATAACTCATCGTAGCCGGTAGCCGGTCCTAAagacaaatattttgcaaagaaGGGATTTATATTGATTAACACGTAAgtattctcattatttaattatcaacgCAATGAAAATACAAACTGACAATGaccgtatatatatatacatataattattagtatgAATTGTCTCagttttataatgttttgaggttaatttgatattgtacacaaatttctgaaattgtaatttattgcaaaataaacgcgtcttttcataattttcagtaaattttatgtacagtttaggtgtaaaaatttattattaaaacattctcTTGATTTGGTTAATTTTCTCgaataatactttattattttttatgttgtcACGTCCCGGAGGACGGACCTTCCTACTTCCGGCGTACCTAAGTCGCTGAAAATAGTGGCGCTCTCTATGCTTTTGAGGCTACCTGCTGGGCCGGCAATACCTCGGGATGTCGAGAGCTAGGATCGGTATAGGAGGATTAGTGCGTAGGCGAATAGAATGACTTTTAGGCAATTACTCTTGTTTTATACTGCTACTTTCTTTATTGTTTACTACCAAAGGgggaacaaattataataaaagggGAATGAAGAAAAGCGGGGGGGGGGTAGGGGTACATGTGCGATGCTATTCCGTGATAGGGTCGGGGTTTACAAGGGAGCCTATTAGGTCGTCGAAGTCATTCGGCGTTAGGGGTGAAAGGGCTTCAAGGGGGGAGTAATCTATGAAGGGAAGGTCGTCTGTTGAGGTGCTGGCGTCTGAGGTTTGGGGGGGTGGGCTGGGGGTTGGTGGCCTGGCGCTCATT
This genomic stretch from Monomorium pharaonis isolate MP-MQ-018 chromosome 4, ASM1337386v2, whole genome shotgun sequence harbors:
- the LOC118645406 gene encoding uncharacterized protein LOC118645406 yields the protein MPAVSLFKTKEKQLKTSELRLASFVLEHNISFNAVDHLINIVRNLPSDSDFLKDMSCNRTKCIALVKNVLGKESLQNQVIMMKEKHFSIIIDESTDVASIKSLAICVRYVVNCRPKDNFLHLLPVPEANATTLHSTLIAFFHEHEIDYKSKMVGFAADGASVMMGHHHSVQALLKRDISNLRVFKCICHSLALCASQPCTKLPRTPETLLREIYSYFKYSYKKISQFKEFQEFVEARPHKILHPSQTRWLSLYSSVKRILEQYNALILFFRMAAFEEKNQQAEHIFDKLTDPLIKLTFQFLKFVLPLFCDLNLLFQAESFQLHNIYQSMYTTYVTILEFFIKPDLIKVDPLGINYNDAQNYLSLDEIYLGGEVTAVLIDNSCNINAESLVVFKTNCLHFYIEVLNQINKRFPFDSEFYKGLKELGFLNPANISGTKIPPNTKLHVTYLLVVISHSTM